One Thalassotalea hakodatensis DNA segment encodes these proteins:
- a CDS encoding TonB-dependent receptor: protein MGQLNRAAKNSNNRIKTSRSLIATAVASTFFITTAGFAQQEKADTSDIEVVTVNAQKRVQNILKVPVTVGTISEKLIKESGSVLLSEVDKFIPGFDFSDSNMTQAGITMRGISSPNISVGGDPSTATFYDDVYMPRAAQNVLFSDMERIEVLKGPQGTLFGRNAAMGVVNMVPKSPRDENEGFVKATLGTDNLQKFEGMANITLSDSIYLRANILDVSQDGMVKNVAKPDWNDNHKIWDLGEQNHRAARVSLLWDISSVTSFQIAYDWDDLEQGPPMAVGVSEYAYNQGKTPFSSKAENDVRNGIEARDMYGVTAKLMHEFDQHWSMKYVMAFRDWETENRQDEDGTGDNTRYFDTSNNEDSDIFYNELQVNYISDNINAVAGFSYSKEKVHQTTELNMTTDTAARLVTGEVNTFIKGGVAEELVSMIGGNTDAHAEAAFGPGVTFAGAVDSLYALSGFPMSHIWNTNEWSGALNALGFADDIMAAIGMAGMPLTPEVVALTGDVTYDIVAMQLGFPEIFGPGLGGQFWEETVNNTGDFTNWGVFADVDYKINDKWSIIAGLRYSKDKKDFTWLIPQNSFNAVRPGVGNLVFPKVDLAASDEWDKVTGRLVTSYQLDDDQMIFASYSTGYKSGGFDSLAPSSSAFAPEDTTNMEVGYKAVLGGSFIANLSAYYLELDNLQRSIDSKAPGSTQAIPTIINEDRKIKGFEADLRWKMSDSVQFGMVTEIRSTENASPDFYNGEGELVAATKTSSKAAKNYTFTFNWMPDLGTGHTNLHVDYVFRENNNKDIAGLESYKLAVDEYFEDEELLNARVSWSDASDTYEVGLWGKNLLDNRYMLSIGGLTADVLGTPQGRINRGLEAGVDFKYSF from the coding sequence ATGGGCCAACTTAATCGAGCCGCAAAAAATAGTAATAATAGAATCAAAACGAGTAGAAGCTTAATTGCAACCGCAGTAGCTTCCACATTCTTTATTACAACAGCAGGTTTTGCACAGCAAGAAAAAGCCGACACCAGTGATATTGAAGTGGTAACGGTAAATGCGCAAAAAAGAGTACAAAACATCTTAAAAGTACCTGTAACAGTGGGCACGATAAGTGAAAAACTCATTAAAGAGTCTGGCTCAGTTCTTTTATCAGAGGTAGATAAATTTATTCCAGGATTTGATTTTTCCGATAGCAATATGACGCAAGCAGGTATTACCATGCGCGGCATTTCAAGTCCGAATATTAGTGTTGGTGGTGATCCTTCTACTGCTACATTTTATGATGATGTGTATATGCCGAGGGCGGCACAGAATGTACTGTTTTCTGATATGGAGCGTATTGAAGTATTAAAAGGCCCACAAGGAACGTTGTTCGGTAGAAATGCAGCGATGGGTGTGGTGAATATGGTGCCTAAATCACCAAGAGATGAAAACGAGGGCTTTGTAAAAGCAACCTTAGGTACCGATAACTTACAAAAATTTGAAGGTATGGCTAATATCACCCTTAGTGACAGTATATATTTACGTGCCAATATTTTAGATGTTTCACAAGATGGCATGGTGAAAAATGTTGCTAAACCCGATTGGAATGATAATCATAAAATATGGGATCTCGGTGAGCAAAACCATCGTGCAGCGCGTGTGTCATTATTGTGGGATATATCATCTGTTACTAGTTTTCAAATTGCTTACGATTGGGATGATTTAGAACAAGGCCCTCCTATGGCTGTAGGTGTCAGTGAATATGCTTATAATCAAGGGAAAACTCCGTTTTCATCAAAAGCAGAGAATGACGTACGTAACGGAATAGAAGCGCGTGACATGTACGGTGTAACCGCAAAGCTAATGCATGAATTTGACCAGCATTGGTCGATGAAATATGTCATGGCATTTCGTGACTGGGAAACTGAAAACCGCCAAGATGAAGATGGTACAGGCGATAATACCCGATATTTTGATACCTCAAACAATGAAGACTCAGACATTTTTTATAATGAATTACAAGTCAATTATATATCCGATAACATTAATGCAGTTGCGGGTTTTTCTTATTCAAAAGAAAAAGTACACCAGACTACAGAGCTGAACATGACAACAGATACTGCGGCACGTCTAGTAACTGGAGAGGTAAATACTTTTATTAAAGGCGGCGTAGCTGAAGAACTTGTTTCGATGATTGGCGGTAATACCGACGCACATGCGGAAGCTGCATTTGGCCCTGGAGTTACATTTGCCGGTGCAGTTGATAGTTTATATGCACTTTCAGGCTTTCCAATGAGCCATATTTGGAATACAAATGAATGGTCAGGTGCGTTAAATGCTTTAGGTTTTGCTGATGATATTATGGCTGCTATTGGTATGGCGGGCATGCCGTTAACACCTGAAGTTGTTGCGCTAACCGGCGATGTAACCTATGACATTGTAGCGATGCAATTAGGTTTTCCTGAAATATTTGGCCCAGGGTTGGGAGGACAATTTTGGGAAGAAACCGTAAATAATACGGGTGATTTCACAAATTGGGGTGTGTTTGCTGATGTTGATTATAAAATTAATGACAAGTGGAGTATTATCGCTGGTTTACGGTATTCAAAAGATAAGAAAGACTTCACATGGCTAATTCCACAAAATAGCTTTAACGCGGTTCGCCCTGGCGTAGGAAATTTAGTTTTTCCAAAGGTAGACCTTGCTGCATCTGACGAATGGGACAAAGTGACGGGTCGTTTGGTGACAAGTTATCAGTTAGATGATGATCAAATGATTTTTGCTTCGTATTCTACTGGCTATAAATCCGGTGGCTTTGACTCATTAGCGCCGAGCTCGTCTGCGTTTGCACCCGAAGATACGACGAATATGGAAGTGGGCTACAAAGCGGTATTAGGCGGAAGTTTTATTGCTAATTTAAGTGCTTACTATTTAGAACTTGATAACTTACAACGTTCTATAGATTCAAAAGCGCCTGGAAGTACTCAAGCGATACCGACCATTATTAACGAAGATAGAAAAATAAAAGGCTTTGAAGCAGATCTTCGATGGAAAATGTCTGATTCTGTGCAGTTTGGCATGGTGACAGAAATTCGCTCTACTGAAAATGCTTCACCTGATTTTTATAATGGTGAAGGAGAATTAGTAGCTGCGACTAAAACATCATCAAAAGCGGCAAAAAACTATACTTTTACCTTTAACTGGATGCCTGACTTAGGCACTGGCCATACGAATCTTCATGTTGATTATGTCTTTAGAGAGAACAACAACAAAGATATTGCCGGTCTTGAAAGTTATAAGTTAGCTGTTGATGAATATTTTGAAGATGAAGAGCTCCTCAATGCCCGAGTTTCTTGGTCTGATGCAAGTGATACTTATGAAGTTGGTTTATGGGGGAAAAACTTGCTTGATAATCGTTACATGTTAAGTATCGGTGGTTTAACTGCTGATGTACTTGGCACACCTCAGGGGCGAATTAACCGCGGTTTAGAGGCAGGTGTTGATTTTAAATACTCATTTTAA